In Salmo salar chromosome ssa15, Ssal_v3.1, whole genome shotgun sequence, one genomic interval encodes:
- the LOC106571212 gene encoding dual specificity protein phosphatase 10 produces the protein MPPSPLDDRIVVALPRPIRPQELRLRLDTSYLDTSYLDTTVTSPVSKTTVISTTVVKIRATNLTYMPSSNGSTRSLSCGCTSASCCSVTTYEKDSQHNQRQQQSHVSQVSASSPNLSYAGPASSNPIVTGMGMIHHEAFSDPSLTSGPTKALGSTVRVIHPNELAKRMARCPMGHPVGPVPVIIDCRPFMDYNKSHIQGAVHINCSDKISRRRLQQGKITVLDLLSCRESSGKDSVKGIFSKEIVVYDESTMDPQRVTSSQPLHVVLDSLKREGKDPIVLKGGLSCFRQNHQNLCDHSLHLHESLDAGIGVSGASGHTGALPHSMSLPSTPDIEDAELTPILPFLYLGNEHDAQDAHRLQRYNIGFVLNVTTHLPLYHYDTGLFSYKRLPATDSNKQNLRQYFEEAFEFIEEARQADMGLLIHCQAGVSRSATIVIAYLMKHTWMTMTDAYKFVKTRRPIISPNLNFMGQLLEFEEDLNNGITPRILTPKLIGVETMV, from the exons ATGCCTCCATCTCCCCTTGACGACAGAATTGTGGTGGCGCTGCCAAGGCCGATCCGACCTCAGGAACTCCGACTGCGCCTGGACACCAGCTACCTGGACACCAGCTACCTGGACACTACTGTCACCAGCCCCGTCAGCAAGACGACCGTCATCAGCACAACGGTGGTGAAGATCCGGGCGACCAACCTCACTTATATGCCCTCATCTAACGGCTCCACGCGCTCCCTGTCGTGTGGATGCACCAGTGCCAGCTGCTGCTCGGTCACCACCTACGAGAAGGACAGCCAGCATAACCAGCGCCAGCAGCAGAGCCACGTCAGCCAGGTGAGCGCCAGCAGCCCCAACCTCAGCTATGCTGGACCCGCCTCCTCCAACCCCATAGTCACGGGCATGGGCATGATACACCATGAGGCCTTCAGCGACCCTAGTCTCACCTCTGGCCCAACCAAGGCTCTAGGGTCCACTGTCCGGGTCATCCACCCCAATGAGCTGGCCAAGCGGATGGCCAGGTGCCCCATGGGCCACCCGGTCGGGCCGGTGCCGGTCATCATCGACTGCCGGCCCTTCATGGACTACAACAAGAGCCACATCCAAGGTGCGGTGCACATCAACTGTTCGGACAAGATCAGCCGGCGACGGCTGCAGCAGGGCAAGATCACCGTGCTGGACCTGCTCTCGTGCCGTGAGTCCTCCGGCAAGGACTCCGTTAAGGGCATCTTCTCCAAAGAGATTGTGGTGTACGACGAGAGTACAATGGATCCCCAGAGGGTGACCTCCTCACAGCCCCTTCATGTGGTCCTGGATTCGctgaagagggagggaaaggaccCCATCGTTCTCAAAG GGGGCCTCAGCTGCTTCAGACAGAACCACCAGAACCTGTGTGACCACTCCCTCCACCTCCACGAGAGCCTGGACGCAGGCATAGGCGTCAGCGGGGCCTCCGGCCACACGGGGGCACTACCTCACTCCATGTCCCTGCCCTCCACGCCGGACATCGAGGACGCCGAGCTGACGCCCATCCTGCCCTTCCTGTACCTGGGCAACGAGCACGACGCGCAGGACGCCCACAGGCTACAGCGCTACAACATCGGCTTTGTGCTCAACGTCACCACCCACCTGCCGCTCTACCACTACGACACAGGCCTGTTCAGCTACAAGCGGCTGCCAGCCACCGACAGCAACAAGCAGAACTTGAGGCAGTACTTTGAGGAGGCGTTTGAATTCATCG aGGAAGCACGGCAAGCGGACATGGGCCTCTTGATCCACTGCCAGGCAGGCGTGTCTCGCTCGGCCACCATTGTCATTGCCTACCTGATGAAGCACACCTGGATGACCATGACGGACGCTTACAAGTTCGTCAAGACCCGGCGGCCCATCATCTCCCCCAACCTCAACTTCATGGGCCAACTGCTGGAGTTCGAGGAGGACCTGAACAACGGCATCACACCGCGCATCCTCACGCCAAAGCTCATCGGGGTGGAGACCATGGTTTAG